A genome region from Arachidicoccus soli includes the following:
- a CDS encoding RNA polymerase sigma-70 factor: MSYNSYSDEELLALLKGSDEGAFAEIYNRYTETLYRFAYNILQDENECTDAIQEIFIWIWNNRQRLQITALKYYLLAAVKHKLARAIRNSKRKDEILAAYPIMTQSFTEETLELKELKAIISQFTESLPPKARRIFDLSRNKYLTNREISEQLGISEKTVENHMTITLKKLKETLGSFWMLFL; the protein is encoded by the coding sequence ATGTCATACAATTCATATTCAGATGAAGAATTGTTAGCACTACTGAAAGGTAGTGACGAAGGGGCTTTTGCGGAAATTTATAACCGATATACAGAAACACTTTACCGCTTTGCTTATAATATTTTACAGGACGAAAATGAATGTACAGATGCTATTCAGGAAATATTTATATGGATATGGAATAATCGGCAAAGATTACAAATAACGGCATTAAAATATTATTTATTAGCTGCGGTAAAACACAAACTGGCAAGGGCAATCCGCAACAGTAAAAGAAAGGATGAAATACTAGCTGCTTATCCTATAATGACTCAATCTTTTACTGAGGAAACCCTCGAACTAAAAGAGTTAAAAGCCATTATCAGTCAATTTACAGAATCTTTGCCTCCAAAAGCTAGAAGGATTTTTGACCTCAGCAGGAATAAATATTTAACCAACCGAGAAATTTCTGAACAATTAGGTATTAGCGAAAAAACGGTTGAAAATCACATGACGATTACATTGAAAAAACTGAAAGAGACACTTGGTTCTTTTTGGATGCTTTTTCTTTAA
- a CDS encoding RagB/SusD family nutrient uptake outer membrane protein: MKNKYILYTTFLIVVAFASCKKEAFLNRYPLSDISPQNFFTNETDLQLYCNQYYSHLPVQNFLDADDNSDDKAPQSINSFLAGTYTIPTSASGTSWDFSFIRTCNFFLANYSKANISDSIKNIYVGETLFFRAMDFWNKVKAFGDVPYINTYITDTSKSVLYGTRMPHKQVMDSVLKDINFAVAHLPSPANAADGRLNNMQALALKARVCLWEGTYRKYFGVGDETSYLQAASDAAEQIMNSGLYSIYTTGHPQTDYYNLFIQQELKGNPEAIMSMRYLPVVLTNGIDRSLGEASDGYSKDFVRSFLCTDGLPTSLSPLYKGDDSLDAEVKNRDPRLKQQIATRGFDFLAGDTISLPRIGTTVTSTGYQPIKGRSPNIADWNANASTLDFFIFRYAEILLIEAEARAELGTCTQDVIDSTINKLRDRVGMPHMIIANLIKDPKSDFPNVPVLIDEIRRERRVELGSEGFRFDDIHRWHAGTLINNPESILGVKLLPQVRAEYPPTQVSGIVTDANYYIRVYPSITARVWNDKMYLYPIPRQEITLNPNLQQNPGW, from the coding sequence ATGAAAAATAAATATATATTATACACTACATTTTTAATAGTGGTGGCTTTTGCCTCTTGTAAGAAGGAAGCCTTCCTCAATCGATATCCTTTAAGCGACATTAGTCCCCAAAATTTCTTTACGAATGAAACAGACTTACAATTGTATTGCAATCAATATTATTCACACTTACCCGTTCAGAATTTCTTGGATGCAGATGATAACTCTGATGACAAAGCCCCACAGTCTATCAATTCATTTTTAGCAGGGACCTACACTATTCCTACTTCTGCGAGTGGAACCTCCTGGGATTTCTCCTTTATCCGTACATGTAATTTCTTCTTGGCAAATTATTCCAAAGCGAATATCAGTGATAGCATTAAAAATATCTATGTAGGAGAAACACTCTTTTTCAGGGCGATGGATTTCTGGAATAAAGTGAAGGCATTTGGCGATGTTCCTTATATCAACACGTATATTACAGATACTTCAAAAAGTGTATTATATGGAACCAGGATGCCCCATAAGCAAGTAATGGACTCTGTTTTGAAAGACATCAACTTTGCTGTTGCCCACTTGCCATCTCCCGCAAATGCTGCAGATGGTCGTTTAAACAATATGCAGGCACTTGCTCTAAAAGCCCGTGTTTGCCTTTGGGAAGGAACTTATAGAAAATATTTTGGAGTTGGGGATGAGACATCTTATTTGCAAGCTGCATCCGACGCCGCAGAACAAATAATGAACTCTGGTTTATATAGCATTTATACCACAGGTCATCCACAAACGGATTATTACAATTTATTTATTCAACAGGAGTTAAAAGGCAACCCTGAAGCCATTATGTCGATGCGGTATCTTCCGGTTGTGCTAACCAATGGCATTGACAGGTCATTAGGTGAAGCCAGCGACGGTTATAGTAAAGATTTCGTCCGGTCATTTTTATGTACTGATGGGCTTCCTACTTCATTGAGTCCATTATATAAGGGAGACGATTCTTTGGATGCGGAAGTAAAAAACCGCGATCCACGGCTTAAACAGCAGATTGCTACCAGAGGTTTTGATTTCTTGGCAGGTGATACCATTTCTTTGCCTCGGATAGGCACTACTGTTACTTCAACAGGATATCAACCAATAAAAGGGCGCTCCCCAAACATAGCCGATTGGAATGCGAATGCTTCGACTCTGGATTTTTTCATATTCCGATATGCCGAAATATTACTTATAGAAGCAGAAGCAAGAGCTGAATTAGGCACCTGCACACAGGACGTAATAGATAGTACCATTAATAAACTTCGTGACAGGGTAGGAATGCCTCATATGATTATTGCAAATTTGATAAAAGACCCCAAATCTGATTTCCCTAACGTTCCCGTATTGATAGATGAAATAAGAAGAGAACGAAGGGTTGAATTAGGATCTGAGGGTTTTCGTTTTGATGATATACATAGATGGCACGCAGGTACTTTAATCAATAATCCTGAATCGATTTTAGGTGTTAAACTTCTACCACAGGTAAGGGCAGAATATCCGCCAACTCAGGTAAGCGGTATTGTTACAGATGCCAATTACTATATTCGGGTTTATCCAAGTATTACCGCCCGTGTATGGAATGATAAGATGTATCTGTATCCGATACCTCGCCAGGAAATAACCTTAAATCCGAATCTTCAACAAAACCCAGGCTGGTAG
- a CDS encoding FecR family protein, which produces MKKEELIQILMRISSGEASDEDIHLYNNWCNSFQGKSKSIDDFEQIKANMLMEIEKQTHYQTRTSQTRLLPRIGIAAASIIIILLVGSYIYLHSGKQSETPRMAIKDVAPGGNKAILTLGNGQTISLDSIHNGQLAALAGSNISKPQNGLLVYSAENNNSEAVQYNTLSTPRGGQYKLVLPDGTKVWLNAASSIKYPTTFKGTNRAVTITGEAYFEVIHNAQKPFRVTVKNQTIEDIGTEFDVNAYGDEAVIKTTLLQGSVRVMKGNSFVVLQPGQQAIVSDNSDDINIQEVNASNKAAWINGFVSLDKVGVKEFMNQLSRWYNVDIEYTGTIPNKKYGGLINRNSNLSDVLFALKASGINTRLEGNKIIVLPN; this is translated from the coding sequence ATGAAAAAAGAAGAATTGATTCAAATATTAATGCGTATCTCCAGTGGAGAAGCGAGTGATGAAGATATCCACCTATATAATAACTGGTGTAATTCTTTTCAAGGGAAATCTAAATCCATTGATGATTTTGAGCAGATAAAAGCAAATATGCTAATGGAAATAGAGAAACAAACTCATTATCAGACAAGGACATCTCAAACCAGGCTATTGCCAAGAATAGGTATAGCAGCAGCTTCCATTATTATAATATTGCTTGTTGGCAGCTATATTTATCTGCATTCGGGAAAGCAATCAGAAACACCACGTATGGCAATAAAGGATGTGGCTCCTGGTGGCAATAAGGCCATTCTCACCCTTGGTAATGGACAGACCATTTCATTAGATAGCATACACAATGGTCAATTGGCTGCTCTTGCAGGTAGCAACATATCCAAGCCTCAAAACGGTTTACTTGTCTACAGTGCTGAAAACAACAATTCAGAAGCTGTCCAGTATAACACATTGAGTACACCAAGGGGTGGTCAGTATAAATTAGTGCTGCCCGACGGAACCAAAGTTTGGCTTAATGCAGCCTCCTCAATTAAATACCCGACAACATTTAAAGGCACTAATAGAGCAGTAACTATTACGGGTGAAGCTTATTTTGAAGTAATTCATAATGCCCAAAAACCATTCAGAGTAACGGTGAAAAATCAGACAATTGAAGATATTGGAACAGAATTCGACGTAAATGCTTATGGAGACGAGGCAGTAATTAAAACGACTTTACTTCAAGGTAGTGTGCGTGTTATGAAGGGTAATAGCTTTGTTGTCTTACAACCCGGACAACAGGCAATTGTCAGTGATAATAGTGATGATATCAATATACAGGAAGTAAATGCCAGCAATAAAGCCGCATGGATCAATGGATTTGTTTCGCTAGATAAAGTTGGAGTGAAAGAATTTATGAATCAATTATCTCGTTGGTATAATGTGGATATTGAATACACAGGAACAATTCCAAATAAAAAATACGGCGGATTAATTAATCGCAACAGCAACTTATCTGATGTATTATTTGCGCTTAAAGCAAGCGGTATCAATACAAGGCTTGAAGGAAATAAAATTATTGTTTTGCCTAACTAA
- a CDS encoding SusC/RagA family TonB-linked outer membrane protein has translation MRLTAILIIISTCIVSAKSYSQKVTLTMKDAPLENVFAAIRQQTGYSFLWNEQTLQNISTISVSLHEQDIEEAIKDCLKGLPLSYQIHGRVVYIKPGASDTLRRPRVYLMAAVPVRVLRGRVTDSVGNPLEGASILVDGSLQATYYTNSKGEFAITGINAGDRLTISFVGYYKSVIRVGDQTNYLFIQLKASENVLDKTIVEAYGTTSRRFSVGSISTVDASIIEKQPVTNPLLALEGQVPGLSIIAKNGVPGSTTLVQIRGQNSLATDRLNFKPYDQPYFIVDGVPFASGNSNVSQLENLAMGQSFSGGLDVATGFGAFNGINPSDIESITILKDADATAIYGTKGANGVILITTKKGKVGKTTVDLTVNTQYNGVARPIKFLNTPQYLQLRKEAFAADGLTPNDNPNDYSGAFAPDLTIYDQNKYTNWQKIIQGNSTNNTDVHATVSGGSANSTFLVSGGYTRSNYNYPGNFSDQRYSLHSALTSTSLNKKFSLTFITDFSYDQNSSAGFGGSSYITLPPNAPDQIDGDGNLIWSYKGVPIYSNLYAGLLQPSTLNTYNFNTSLNLNYEIIKGLTIGGNIGYNRNSGTEHSINPSTAQAPSAYGPPNISAAFANTANQALNVEPQINYNKTIGRGRLIALVGGTYQKNTTYSYQTQAYGYSNDAFLGSINGAASSSPFDVQNLNKYVASFGRLKYIYNQEYILELSGRRDGSSNFGPGKQFGNFGSVGAGWIFSEEKVFKNALPFISYGKLTGSYGTTGSDASKAYQFQALYGPYPYSNTTAFQGIKQIIPQNLYNPDFQWAAEKSLNIAIDLGFFNNRLLLNATYYRDRQSNQLVSYPLAAQAGFASVFENQNATVQNKGWEFTLTSTNIKTKDFHWTTNFNLTFNRNKLLAFPNLDASSYATQYVIGQPTSVVIGYRYKDVNPTTGLFEYYAANGSVTSKPNYDSDRVVIGNREINYMGGIGNTFTYKRLSLYIFCQFQSSMEPNAISSLYSNLPGFEDNLPAYVLGKYWTAPGDAHATLQRLAASYNSPSASSAYAFSQSSGAYTNDTYLRVKTVALSYALPDIWMKKINIKSASIFCNAQNLFTITNYKFGDPEQPGNFTSFPLQRIVAFGLNLKF, from the coding sequence ATGCGTTTAACTGCTATATTAATAATCATTTCCACCTGCATTGTTAGCGCCAAAAGTTACTCTCAGAAAGTAACCCTTACAATGAAAGATGCCCCATTAGAAAATGTTTTTGCAGCCATAAGACAACAAACAGGCTATTCATTTTTATGGAATGAGCAAACACTGCAGAATATCTCTACAATTAGTGTTTCTTTGCATGAACAGGATATCGAAGAAGCCATAAAAGACTGCCTTAAAGGTCTGCCGCTGTCTTATCAAATTCATGGCAGGGTCGTGTATATTAAACCAGGAGCCTCCGATACGCTTAGGCGTCCAAGGGTTTATCTTATGGCTGCTGTTCCGGTAAGAGTTTTACGCGGTCGTGTAACTGATTCAGTCGGCAACCCGCTGGAAGGAGCATCCATTCTTGTAGATGGTTCTCTTCAAGCAACATATTACACCAATTCAAAAGGCGAATTTGCCATTACTGGTATCAATGCCGGTGATAGGCTAACCATTTCTTTTGTTGGTTATTATAAGAGTGTTATAAGAGTTGGCGATCAAACGAACTATCTTTTCATACAATTAAAAGCAAGCGAAAATGTTTTAGATAAAACTATTGTTGAAGCCTACGGTACCACTTCCAGACGTTTTAGCGTTGGTTCAATCTCTACGGTCGATGCTTCTATTATTGAAAAACAACCGGTAACCAATCCTTTATTAGCATTGGAGGGGCAAGTACCCGGGTTATCCATTATTGCTAAAAATGGCGTGCCTGGCTCCACAACATTGGTACAGATTAGGGGTCAAAACTCTTTGGCTACTGATAGGCTTAATTTTAAACCTTATGACCAACCCTACTTTATTGTAGATGGAGTACCTTTTGCTTCTGGAAATTCTAATGTTAGCCAATTAGAAAACTTAGCTATGGGGCAATCCTTTAGCGGTGGATTGGATGTTGCGACCGGGTTCGGTGCATTTAATGGCATTAACCCCAGTGATATAGAAAGTATCACTATTCTTAAAGATGCAGACGCTACAGCAATCTATGGTACGAAGGGCGCTAATGGTGTGATTTTGATTACCACAAAAAAAGGAAAGGTGGGTAAAACAACTGTCGATTTAACTGTAAACACGCAGTATAACGGGGTTGCCAGGCCTATCAAATTTTTAAACACCCCCCAATACCTCCAACTAAGAAAAGAGGCTTTTGCAGCTGATGGTTTAACGCCAAACGATAATCCAAATGATTATTCAGGAGCCTTTGCACCCGATTTGACTATTTATGATCAGAACAAATATACCAATTGGCAAAAAATCATTCAGGGAAATTCGACCAATAATACAGATGTACATGCCACTGTATCCGGCGGATCCGCTAATAGCACATTCCTTGTTTCCGGTGGTTATACGCGTTCGAATTATAACTACCCTGGTAATTTTTCGGATCAAAGATACAGCTTACATAGCGCATTAACCAGTACCTCATTAAATAAAAAATTTAGCCTCACTTTCATCACAGACTTTTCTTATGATCAGAATAGTTCGGCAGGTTTTGGCGGCAGCTCGTATATAACCTTACCTCCAAATGCACCCGATCAGATAGACGGAGACGGTAATTTAATTTGGAGTTATAAGGGAGTGCCTATATATAGTAATCTTTACGCCGGTTTATTACAACCTTCTACGCTGAATACATATAATTTCAATACTTCCTTAAACTTAAATTATGAAATAATCAAGGGATTGACAATTGGTGGAAATATAGGCTATAATCGCAATTCCGGTACAGAGCATTCCATTAATCCTTCAACTGCGCAAGCACCGTCTGCCTACGGCCCTCCTAATATTAGTGCAGCTTTTGCGAATACTGCTAATCAAGCGCTGAATGTGGAGCCACAGATAAATTATAATAAAACGATTGGCAGGGGAAGATTGATTGCATTAGTAGGAGGGACGTATCAAAAAAATACAACCTATTCCTATCAAACCCAGGCATATGGTTATTCAAATGATGCTTTTCTCGGCTCAATAAATGGAGCTGCTTCGAGTTCACCTTTCGATGTTCAAAACCTCAATAAATACGTAGCCTCCTTTGGCCGTTTAAAATATATTTACAACCAGGAATATATTTTAGAACTTAGTGGCAGGCGTGATGGTTCCAGTAATTTTGGTCCTGGTAAACAATTCGGCAATTTCGGTTCTGTAGGAGCAGGCTGGATCTTTTCTGAGGAAAAAGTGTTTAAAAATGCCCTTCCCTTTATTAGCTATGGCAAACTTACCGGAAGTTACGGTACCACGGGTAGCGATGCTTCGAAGGCTTATCAGTTCCAAGCATTGTACGGGCCATACCCATATTCTAATACCACTGCTTTTCAGGGTATTAAGCAAATTATTCCACAAAACCTTTACAATCCTGATTTTCAATGGGCAGCAGAAAAGTCATTAAACATAGCAATAGATTTGGGCTTTTTTAATAACCGCTTATTATTAAATGCTACTTATTATAGAGATCGTCAATCCAATCAGTTGGTGTCCTATCCATTGGCTGCACAAGCGGGTTTTGCTTCAGTGTTTGAAAACCAAAATGCTACTGTTCAAAACAAGGGTTGGGAATTTACACTCACCTCAACGAACATAAAAACTAAAGATTTTCACTGGACAACTAATTTCAATTTAACATTCAACCGCAACAAACTACTTGCCTTCCCTAATTTAGATGCATCTTCATATGCCACGCAGTACGTTATAGGACAACCCACATCTGTCGTCATTGGTTACAGGTATAAGGATGTAAACCCTACAACCGGTCTGTTTGAATATTACGCAGCCAATGGATCGGTTACATCCAAGCCCAATTATGATAGCGACCGGGTGGTAATTGGCAATAGGGAAATTAACTACATGGGTGGTATTGGCAATACATTTACCTATAAACGCCTAAGCCTGTATATTTTCTGCCAGTTTCAAAGTAGTATGGAACCCAATGCAATTTCCTCTCTTTATAGTAACCTTCCGGGTTTTGAGGACAATTTGCCCGCTTATGTACTCGGTAAATATTGGACAGCACCAGGCGATGCGCACGCCACACTTCAACGATTGGCAGCCAGTTACAATTCGCCGTCAGCTAGCAGCGCGTATGCTTTCTCACAATCAAGCGGAGCGTATACAAATGATACTTACCTAAGGGTTAAAACAGTAGCATTGTCTTATGCGCTGCCAGATATCTGGATGAAAAAAATAAATATTAAAAGCGCCAGTATATTTTGTAATGCGCAAAACCTCTTTACCATCACCAATTATAAATTCGGGGACCCCGAACAACCGGGAAATTTTACTTCTTTTCCCTTACAACGGATTGTGGCATTCGGCTTAAATCTTAAATTTTAA
- a CDS encoding alpha-L-fucosidase, translating to MRRIIWSAMVAALSTIITPSCSGQSIKNIVLPTPQQKDWANAEIGVIIHLDMSTFAPETYHDGQKETLPPLSVFHPSKLNTDQWIAAAKSAGAKYAILVAKHETGFSLWPTKANNYTISHTQWEDGHGDVVADFIKSCKKYGLRPGIYYSVNSSTLYEARNDMPAPARKAYNKIVLQQLVELWTNYGKLFEIWFDGGVLPTSKGGISEQIAALIKKDQPQAILFQGPSSCKNLIRWVGNENGDAPYPMWSRADTTTSSKGIVEIKGLNGNPDGRIWCPAESDFPSRKKSAWEGGWFWRANREEDVLPLSGLVKRYYTTVGRNTNMLIGMAIDTSGQFPKKETEIFGEFGKEIKKRFGKSLAETKGNGNELILKLSNNPVKVNTINIMENIAKGENIRKYSLEAWVNNSWKPICNGSSVGHKRIQKFSSITTEKLRLKILESTGTPEIIRFDAYYIEDAN from the coding sequence ATGAGAAGGATTATTTGGAGCGCAATGGTTGCTGCTTTATCAACAATTATTACCCCAAGTTGTAGCGGTCAATCTATAAAAAACATAGTACTCCCAACACCTCAGCAAAAAGATTGGGCAAACGCGGAGATTGGTGTAATCATTCATTTAGATATGAGTACTTTTGCGCCCGAAACTTATCATGATGGACAAAAAGAAACATTACCACCACTAAGTGTCTTTCATCCTTCTAAATTAAATACAGATCAATGGATTGCAGCAGCCAAATCAGCTGGAGCAAAATATGCTATTTTAGTCGCCAAGCACGAGACAGGATTCTCTCTTTGGCCAACAAAAGCAAATAATTATACCATCAGCCATACACAATGGGAAGATGGTCATGGAGACGTTGTTGCAGATTTTATTAAATCTTGTAAAAAGTATGGGTTACGGCCTGGTATATATTACAGTGTAAATTCCAGCACATTATATGAGGCAAGAAATGATATGCCAGCACCAGCCCGAAAAGCATATAATAAAATCGTCTTACAGCAATTGGTTGAACTGTGGACAAATTACGGCAAACTCTTTGAGATTTGGTTTGACGGGGGCGTTCTCCCCACCAGCAAGGGGGGGATATCGGAGCAAATAGCAGCATTAATAAAAAAAGATCAGCCACAAGCAATTCTTTTCCAAGGGCCTTCTTCATGCAAAAATCTTATCCGGTGGGTAGGTAATGAAAATGGAGATGCTCCTTACCCTATGTGGAGCAGAGCCGACACGACAACCTCATCAAAAGGTATTGTTGAAATAAAAGGGCTAAACGGAAACCCGGATGGTCGAATCTGGTGTCCTGCGGAATCTGATTTCCCGAGTCGTAAAAAATCTGCTTGGGAAGGTGGGTGGTTTTGGAGAGCTAACCGAGAGGAAGATGTATTGCCCTTAAGTGGATTAGTAAAACGATATTATACAACAGTAGGCAGAAATACCAACATGCTTATAGGAATGGCAATAGACACATCAGGACAGTTTCCCAAAAAAGAAACCGAAATTTTTGGTGAATTTGGCAAAGAAATAAAGAAAAGATTTGGTAAAAGCCTTGCCGAAACAAAAGGAAATGGGAACGAGTTGATACTAAAGCTTAGCAATAACCCAGTTAAAGTAAATACTATCAATATAATGGAAAATATCGCAAAAGGCGAAAATATTAGAAAGTATTCTCTCGAAGCATGGGTGAATAATAGTTGGAAGCCTATTTGTAACGGCAGTTCTGTAGGTCATAAAAGGATTCAAAAATTCAGTTCTATCACCACAGAAAAACTTAGGTTAAAAATATTAGAGTCAACGGGAACTCCTGAAATTATAAGATTTGATGCTTATTATATAGAGGATGCCAACTAA
- a CDS encoding RNA polymerase sigma factor codes for MVDADSYTQKIQDWYNSFRFLFVNIGLKLGYSKNELDDIINKFFLELLEKKIDTASIKNPKAYLSIAFRRKLTDNYRAQKRNHFIGLDDIIEEYYEPSVQEMLEQIEADKELIIRIRQAYEKLPKRCQKVIYLKFYEGLTTEGIVQKSGLNKRTVYNNLFEGIKMLRSELSINKAAEQLAILLSLLSLSFAKVLFKF; via the coding sequence GTGGTTGATGCTGATTCTTACACTCAAAAGATCCAGGACTGGTATAATTCTTTCAGATTTCTTTTTGTAAACATTGGTTTAAAGTTAGGATACTCAAAAAATGAATTAGACGATATTATTAACAAGTTCTTTTTAGAATTACTTGAAAAAAAAATTGATACAGCATCTATTAAAAATCCAAAGGCATATTTATCTATAGCATTTAGAAGAAAATTGACAGATAATTATAGGGCACAAAAGAGAAACCATTTCATTGGATTAGATGACATTATTGAGGAATATTATGAACCATCTGTTCAAGAAATGCTAGAGCAAATTGAAGCAGATAAGGAACTGATTATCCGGATAAGGCAGGCTTACGAAAAACTTCCCAAACGTTGCCAGAAGGTTATCTATCTTAAATTTTACGAAGGATTAACTACAGAAGGAATTGTGCAAAAATCCGGACTTAATAAAAGGACTGTTTATAATAACCTCTTTGAAGGAATTAAAATGTTACGTAGTGAGTTAAGCATCAACAAAGCAGCAGAACAATTAGCGATATTACTTTCTTTGCTTAGTTTATCATTTGCCAAGGTCCTTTTTAAATTTTAA